One Jeotgalicoccus saudimassiliensis DNA window includes the following coding sequences:
- a CDS encoding metal-sensing transcriptional repressor encodes MIVEDQKHVYDKAVINRINRLQGQINGAKKMIEDGENCKDVVTQLSAAKSALNRTMNIIISENLVECVKEAMINPDQDADELIKEAVELLNKSR; translated from the coding sequence ATGATAGTCGAAGATCAGAAGCATGTATATGATAAAGCGGTAATAAACCGTATTAACCGACTGCAGGGGCAGATTAACGGTGCGAAAAAAATGATTGAAGACGGTGAAAACTGCAAAGATGTAGTAACTCAGCTGAGTGCAGCAAAGAGTGCACTCAACCGTACAATGAATATAATCATCAGTGAAAATCTGGTGGAATGTGTGAAAGAAGCGATGATTAATCCGGATCAGGACGCCGATGAATTAATTAAAGAAGCAGTAGAATTATTAAACAAGAGCAGATAA
- a CDS encoding DsrE/DsrF/DrsH-like family protein gives MNKNNYHMNDVDELLNKGEYLLDVRETFEYEMGHVASAKHISLTVLEQRMDELPKDKTIYTYCKSGRRSQTAADLLNANGFEAISLEGGFSSYTGKFSNTDIEEVISPAETNSNIAEDRIKIAAHGLQCPGPLLKVNEVMSGLETGKQMEITVTDHGFCTDVEAWAKKHGHAVLKNEVSGENVTVVLEKKAPVQTEGHKMVETKDGATIVVFSGDMDKALASFIIASGARSMGKEVTMFFTFWGLNIIKDPKAPKRNKKGLDKMFSMMMPKSASKLPISKMNMLGAGSKMIQHVMKKKKVDALSEMIEKADKLGVKMIACTMSMDIMAVEKEELLSNVQFGGVGTYLGDAENGNLNLFI, from the coding sequence TTGAATAAAAATAATTATCATATGAACGATGTAGATGAACTGCTTAACAAAGGAGAGTATCTGCTTGATGTCAGAGAAACATTTGAATATGAAATGGGCCATGTTGCATCGGCAAAACACATTTCTTTAACAGTGTTAGAGCAGCGTATGGATGAATTACCAAAGGATAAAACAATCTATACATACTGTAAAAGCGGCAGACGCAGTCAGACAGCAGCGGATTTATTAAATGCCAACGGTTTTGAAGCAATCAGCCTGGAAGGCGGTTTTTCATCGTATACAGGAAAGTTCAGCAATACCGATATTGAAGAAGTTATTTCTCCGGCGGAGACGAATTCAAATATTGCCGAAGATCGTATTAAAATAGCAGCGCACGGGCTGCAGTGTCCGGGGCCGCTGTTAAAAGTTAATGAAGTGATGAGTGGTCTTGAAACAGGGAAGCAAATGGAAATCACTGTAACGGATCACGGCTTTTGTACAGATGTTGAAGCCTGGGCTAAAAAACATGGACATGCTGTACTGAAAAACGAAGTGTCAGGTGAAAATGTAACTGTTGTTCTTGAAAAGAAAGCGCCGGTACAGACCGAAGGGCATAAAATGGTTGAAACAAAAGACGGTGCAACAATTGTCGTTTTCAGCGGCGATATGGATAAGGCACTGGCTTCATTCATTATTGCATCCGGTGCACGGAGCATGGGGAAAGAAGTAACGATGTTCTTTACGTTCTGGGGACTGAATATTATTAAAGACCCGAAAGCACCGAAAAGAAATAAAAAGGGTCTCGATAAAATGTTCAGTATGATGATGCCGAAATCAGCTTCGAAACTCCCGATTTCTAAAATGAATATGCTCGGTGCGGGTTCTAAAATGATTCAGCATGTTATGAAGAAAAAGAAAGTTGATGCACTGTCTGAAATGATTGAAAAAGCGGACAAACTTGGCGTTAAAATGATTGCCTGCACAATGAGCATGGATATTATGGCAGTCGAAAAAGAAGAACTTCTATCAAATGTTCAATTCGGTGGTGTCGGCACATATCTCGGAGATGCAGAAAACGGAAATCTTAACTTATTTATATAA
- a CDS encoding MBL fold metallo-hydrolase: MYFKQFYDQKLSQTSYMVACQKTKEAIIIDPKRVVDEYRETADVEGFKITKATETHIHADFASGLRDASRKFGATLYVSDEGDENWKYQNVPDDTVFLKEGSIINVGNVELKVIHTPGHTPESISFVLTDHGGGSTEPMGMFTGDFIFVGDIGRPDLLEEAANMEGATEEGANAMFDSLKKMKDYPDFMQIWPGHGAGSACGKSLGAVPLSTLGYERKNNWALKVTDRAAFINELTSDQPEPPSYFAQMKKVNKEGLPEFKVRELTAGTPEILPGQLFDLRSKKEFKKGFKKGAINVPYNSKFLQFAGWYINYNEPMTIIANPETSKTLQEDFASIGFDNIQLIVPMDQAEQYSDDNYENISPEIFTKDMSSKNILDVRTNSEYHAGNLESAAHIHFGKLQNADIPFNNEDKIYVHCQSGVRSAIAMSVLKARGFDNIVNIEKGYIGIKEAMK, from the coding sequence ATGTATTTCAAACAATTTTATGATCAGAAACTTTCACAAACTTCGTATATGGTAGCATGTCAAAAGACAAAAGAAGCTATTATTATCGACCCGAAACGCGTAGTAGATGAATACCGGGAAACGGCGGATGTTGAAGGATTTAAAATAACAAAGGCGACAGAAACACATATCCATGCTGACTTCGCTTCCGGTCTTCGTGATGCATCTCGTAAATTTGGTGCGACACTTTATGTCTCTGACGAAGGCGATGAGAATTGGAAATATCAAAATGTTCCTGATGACACTGTATTTCTTAAAGAAGGCAGTATTATAAATGTCGGAAATGTCGAATTGAAAGTTATTCACACACCGGGACATACCCCTGAGAGTATTTCATTTGTACTGACAGACCACGGCGGCGGAAGTACGGAACCGATGGGTATGTTTACAGGAGACTTTATATTTGTCGGTGATATTGGCCGTCCTGATTTACTTGAAGAAGCTGCAAATATGGAGGGTGCGACAGAAGAAGGAGCAAATGCTATGTTTGATTCATTGAAAAAAATGAAAGATTATCCTGACTTTATGCAGATATGGCCGGGGCACGGTGCAGGAAGTGCATGCGGCAAATCACTCGGGGCCGTTCCGTTATCTACACTTGGATACGAAAGAAAAAATAACTGGGCACTTAAAGTGACAGACAGAGCTGCATTTATTAATGAACTGACAAGTGATCAGCCGGAACCGCCGAGCTATTTTGCACAAATGAAAAAAGTGAACAAAGAAGGTCTGCCGGAATTTAAAGTGAGAGAACTCACAGCAGGTACGCCTGAAATATTACCGGGTCAGCTGTTTGATTTAAGAAGTAAAAAAGAGTTTAAAAAGGGATTCAAAAAAGGTGCGATTAACGTACCTTACAATAGTAAATTCCTGCAGTTTGCCGGCTGGTATATTAATTACAATGAACCGATGACGATAATTGCAAACCCTGAAACCAGCAAAACGCTGCAGGAAGATTTTGCATCTATCGGTTTTGATAACATTCAGTTAATCGTACCAATGGATCAGGCAGAACAGTATTCTGACGATAATTACGAGAATATTTCCCCGGAAATATTTACTAAAGACATGAGCAGTAAAAACATTCTTGATGTTCGTACAAACTCTGAATATCACGCTGGAAATCTGGAAAGTGCAGCTCATATTCATTTTGGCAAGCTTCAAAATGCGGATATACCGTTTAACAATGAAGATAAAATTTATGTTCATTGTCAATCCGGTGTGCGTTCAGCGATTGCAATGAGTGTCCTTAAAGCCCGGGGGTTCGATAATATTGTAAATATCGAAAAAGGGTATATAGGTATTAAAGAAGCGATGAAATAA
- a CDS encoding sulfite exporter TauE/SafE family protein, with product MEFSFIIIIFLIGFIGSFISGMVGIGGSIIKYPMLLYIPSLLGFTSFTAHEVAGISAVQVFFATIGGVWAYKSSGYLNLKLIVYMGGAILIGSLIGGYSSGFFTENQINIVYAALATIAVIMMFMPKKEVPFLPGGELHFNKYLAAGLAFITGAASGIVGAAGAFILVPIMLVVLRIPTRVTIATSLAVTFISSIGTTAGKIVTDQVLYGPALIMIIASLIAAPLGAKAGQKINTKILQWMLGILILGTAVKIWIEIFTQ from the coding sequence ATGGAATTCTCATTTATCATCATTATATTTTTAATTGGTTTTATCGGTTCTTTTATATCAGGTATGGTAGGCATTGGCGGCTCGATTATTAAATATCCGATGCTGCTCTATATTCCTTCCCTGCTCGGTTTTACTTCTTTTACAGCGCATGAAGTTGCCGGTATAAGTGCAGTACAGGTGTTTTTCGCTACTATCGGCGGGGTTTGGGCTTATAAAAGCAGCGGCTATCTTAATTTAAAACTGATTGTTTATATGGGCGGTGCCATTCTGATCGGCAGTCTGATTGGCGGATACAGCTCAGGATTCTTCACTGAAAATCAGATTAATATCGTCTACGCTGCTCTTGCAACGATTGCTGTAATAATGATGTTCATGCCGAAAAAAGAAGTACCATTCCTTCCTGGCGGAGAGCTTCATTTCAATAAATATCTTGCTGCAGGTTTAGCGTTCATTACCGGAGCGGCTTCAGGAATTGTAGGCGCAGCCGGAGCATTTATTCTAGTGCCGATTATGCTTGTTGTGCTTAGAATCCCGACCAGGGTGACGATTGCGACCAGTCTCGCGGTAACTTTTATTTCTTCTATCGGGACAACAGCCGGAAAAATAGTGACGGACCAAGTATTATATGGACCTGCTCTTATTATGATTATCGCCAGTCTGATTGCAGCACCGCTCGGTGCGAAAGCCGGTCAAAAGATTAATACAAAGATACTCCAGTGGATGCTTGGAATACTTATTCTCGGAACTGCTGTTAAAATATGGATTGAGATATTCACGCAGTAA
- a CDS encoding OsmC family protein: MAHLKTVWNGSTKGNGTITGDKMDTPIAIPTVSGGSGDGANPTDLLAASAASCYAMTLIALTAARNLPVIGLVMTTEAVNSKDKGLKIIHYPEVSLPESATEEEIKFVERAFNTADMGCHIGNLLKRADAEIKIEGKISLE; encoded by the coding sequence ATGGCTCATTTAAAAACTGTTTGGAACGGAAGTACAAAAGGAAACGGAACAATTACAGGAGATAAAATGGACACGCCAATCGCAATCCCGACGGTGTCAGGCGGCAGCGGTGACGGCGCAAATCCGACAGACCTGCTCGCAGCTTCCGCAGCATCCTGCTATGCGATGACATTAATTGCTTTAACTGCAGCGAGAAACTTACCGGTAATAGGTCTAGTGATGACTACAGAAGCTGTGAATTCAAAAGATAAAGGATTAAAAATTATTCATTATCCTGAAGTCAGTCTGCCTGAAAGTGCCACTGAAGAAGAGATTAAGTTCGTGGAACGTGCATTTAATACTGCCGACATGGGCTGTCACATCGGCAATCTGCTTAAAAGAGCGGATGCAGAAATTAAGATTGAAGGTAAAATTTCATTGGAATAA